A portion of the Patescibacteria group bacterium genome contains these proteins:
- a CDS encoding NAD(P)-dependent oxidoreductase, producing the protein LINALQDGVIGGAGLDVITGEINGEISESPIVQYAKEHNNVIITPHIGGATFDEMRVVEEFITKKIIKIQEAARLVKI; encoded by the coding sequence ACTTAATTAACGCACTGCAGGATGGTGTTATTGGTGGCGCCGGGCTTGATGTGATTACGGGAGAGATAAACGGAGAAATTAGCGAAAGCCCAATAGTGCAGTATGCGAAGGAACATAATAATGTCATTATCACACCTCACATTGGTGGAGCGACCTTTGACGAAATGAGGGTGGTAGAAGAGTTTATTACAAAAAAAATTATCAAAATCCAAGAAGCAGCGAGGTTGGTAAAGATTTAA